A stretch of the Panicum virgatum strain AP13 chromosome 9N, P.virgatum_v5, whole genome shotgun sequence genome encodes the following:
- the LOC120689045 gene encoding cuticle protein 21.3-like has translation MTVPAMPVGAGALAAAGMAEGGGALAAPTMTENAGAVAAPAMAKDGGALATPGMAENAGAVAAPAMAENTGAVAVPAMAEGGGALAAPAMAENAGALAAPTMAEKAVAVAAPSMADKAVAVASPWSRAAALGPRPPWSRTPVL, from the coding sequence ATGACCGTGCCTGCCATGCCCGTGGGCGCCGGCGCTCTGGCCGCGGCCGGCAtggccgagggcggcggcgctctggccGCGCCCACCATGACCGAGAACGCCGGTGCTGTGGCCGCTCCCGCCATGGCCAAGGACGGTGGTGCTCTGGCCACGCCCGGCATGGCCGAGAATGCCGGCGCTGTGGccgcgcccgccatggccgagaACACCGGCGCTGTGGCCGTGCCCGCCAtggccgagggcggcggcgctctggccgcgcccgccatggccgagaACGCCGGTGCTCTAGCCGCGCCCACCATGGCCGAGAAGGCCGTCGCTGTGGCCGCGCCCTCCATGGCCGACAAGGCCGTCGCTGTGGCCTCGCCATggtcgagggcggcggcgctcgggccgcggccgccatggTCGAGAACGCCGGTGCTGTGA